A DNA window from Aureibaculum sp. 2308TA14-22 contains the following coding sequences:
- a CDS encoding GH116 family glycosyl-hydrolase, translated as MANDKQIKIGQLKNSRRDFIKKSALGLSAFALPTMPVFAGPFTYDENGHLIPEDKKLSKAWIKSLYERGVPDIFTSNNNELKYIGMPVGGIGCGQLYMGGDGKLWLWHIFRTRYNRNPDSELLIRMEQGGHYAYPDKMFDREDRPVIQGAAIKVEQNGKIIIKKISKEGFSDISFRGEYPISKITYKANDLPVEVQLEAFSPFIPGELDKSSNPATILSYKVKNTSSKKVKVNLAGWLENAVCPYTKETSLGNRKATLVKRDNRTTLFYEAEGQAQLSKQDGYGSMSWSLYNTKKTQTAFNVDTKGGMSHIFSALEEKNKNTSYASSLDKVQTNALGKCFKLKPGEEKEVTFVLGWYFPHLNNQPNHKRDLMGVSDIKNLKLHYSTRFTSADDVANYICSNFEELAGGTRLWNKTYYNSTLPYWLLDRSFISINAMATATLQRFSNGRVWGWEGVECCPGTCQHVWQYAQGMARIFPEAERNLREQTDLASGIGFIDNTGEYAYRAENGRHVAHDGHCGTIMRMYREHKLSNNDAFLRTNYAKIKKSVQFIIDEDKDKDGLLEGKQTNTLDAAWYGPMGWISSLYLGALAAGKQMALEMNDTAFASICDGLLEKGRENIVKEVFNGEYFIHKPDYENHPRAINSNDGCHIDQVLGQSFALQLGLPDRVVPQKETKSALASIWKYNFAPDAFAYQKAHKAIKGPRIYAAQGEAATVMCTWPKGGAEKAVPGMEKREENPDHWSGPGIYFDEAMNGFEYQVAVHMIWEGLLEKGLATAKVIHDRYNAVKRNPFNEIECSDHYSRSMASYGVLLAVCGFDFHGPAGYIKFNPQITPENFTAPFTAAEGWGTFIQKRNAGKQTNSINVNYGKLVLSKIEIYSDSTLQKAVSLQLNGENIPVENTGTENQYLLSFKKQAIKARDNLKIVIG; from the coding sequence GTGGCAAACGATAAACAAATAAAAATAGGGCAACTAAAGAATTCAAGACGAGATTTTATAAAAAAATCAGCACTAGGGCTTTCGGCTTTTGCTTTACCTACAATGCCCGTATTTGCAGGTCCCTTCACTTATGACGAAAATGGACACCTCATTCCAGAAGACAAAAAACTATCTAAAGCCTGGATAAAATCCTTGTATGAAAGAGGTGTGCCAGACATATTTACATCAAATAATAATGAACTAAAATATATAGGCATGCCCGTTGGTGGTATAGGTTGTGGGCAACTGTATATGGGAGGCGATGGTAAATTATGGCTTTGGCATATTTTCCGCACACGATACAATAGAAACCCCGATAGCGAATTATTAATTAGAATGGAACAAGGTGGGCATTATGCCTATCCAGATAAAATGTTTGACCGCGAAGACCGACCTGTAATACAAGGAGCAGCCATTAAGGTTGAGCAGAATGGGAAAATCATCATCAAAAAAATTTCTAAAGAAGGTTTTAGCGATATTAGTTTCAGAGGAGAATACCCTATTTCTAAAATTACTTATAAAGCCAATGATCTGCCAGTTGAGGTTCAATTAGAAGCTTTTTCACCCTTTATTCCAGGAGAATTAGATAAATCTTCAAACCCAGCTACCATTCTTTCATATAAAGTTAAAAATACATCATCTAAAAAAGTAAAAGTAAATTTAGCAGGCTGGTTAGAAAACGCCGTATGCCCTTATACTAAAGAAACAAGTTTGGGTAATAGAAAAGCTACTTTGGTAAAAAGAGACAACCGTACCACATTGTTTTACGAAGCCGAAGGACAAGCACAATTATCCAAACAAGATGGTTATGGCTCTATGTCGTGGAGTCTTTACAATACTAAAAAAACGCAAACCGCTTTTAATGTTGATACTAAAGGTGGCATGTCCCATATTTTTTCAGCATTAGAAGAAAAAAACAAAAATACATCCTACGCAAGTTCCTTAGATAAAGTACAAACCAATGCCTTGGGGAAATGTTTTAAACTGAAGCCAGGAGAAGAAAAAGAAGTAACTTTTGTACTAGGGTGGTATTTTCCGCATCTTAATAATCAACCAAATCATAAACGAGATTTAATGGGTGTCTCTGATATAAAAAATTTAAAACTGCATTATAGTACTCGTTTTACATCTGCAGATGACGTTGCTAACTACATATGCTCTAATTTCGAAGAATTAGCAGGAGGCACACGCCTTTGGAATAAAACTTACTATAACTCAACTTTACCCTATTGGCTGCTCGATAGAAGCTTTATATCTATCAACGCTATGGCAACAGCCACTTTACAACGCTTTAGCAACGGGCGTGTTTGGGGATGGGAAGGTGTAGAATGTTGCCCAGGTACTTGCCAACATGTATGGCAATATGCACAAGGTATGGCACGTATTTTTCCAGAAGCAGAACGTAATTTAAGAGAACAAACCGATTTAGCATCGGGTATTGGGTTTATAGATAATACAGGAGAATATGCTTATAGAGCTGAAAATGGAAGGCACGTAGCACACGATGGGCACTGTGGTACCATTATGCGTATGTATCGCGAACACAAATTATCTAATAACGATGCTTTTTTGAGAACAAATTATGCGAAAATCAAAAAATCAGTACAGTTTATTATTGATGAAGATAAAGATAAAGATGGCTTATTAGAAGGCAAACAAACTAACACCTTAGATGCCGCTTGGTATGGACCTATGGGTTGGATTAGCTCGTTATATTTAGGTGCCCTAGCAGCAGGAAAACAAATGGCATTAGAAATGAACGATACTGCTTTTGCAAGCATTTGTGATGGCTTACTTGAAAAAGGACGTGAAAATATTGTAAAAGAAGTTTTTAATGGTGAATATTTTATCCATAAACCAGATTATGAAAACCATCCAAGAGCCATTAACTCAAATGATGGTTGCCATATAGACCAAGTGTTGGGACAAAGCTTTGCATTGCAATTAGGGTTGCCAGATCGTGTTGTACCTCAAAAAGAAACCAAAAGTGCTTTAGCATCTATTTGGAAATACAATTTTGCACCAGATGCCTTTGCTTATCAAAAAGCGCATAAAGCTATTAAAGGCCCTCGAATTTATGCTGCTCAAGGTGAAGCTGCTACTGTTATGTGTACATGGCCAAAAGGCGGTGCAGAAAAAGCAGTACCAGGTATGGAAAAACGAGAAGAAAACCCAGACCATTGGAGTGGCCCAGGTATTTATTTTGATGAAGCTATGAATGGCTTTGAATACCAGGTAGCGGTACACATGATATGGGAAGGGCTTTTAGAAAAAGGATTAGCGACTGCTAAAGTAATACACGATCGTTATAATGCCGTAAAGCGAAATCCGTTTAACGAGATAGAATGTAGCGATCATTACAGTCGCTCTATGGCAAGCTACGGCGTATTGTTGGCGGTATGTGGGTTTGATTTTCACGGACCAGCAGGCTATATAAAATTCAACCCTCAAATAACACCTGAAAATTTTACTGCACCATTTACAGCAGCCGAAGGTTGGGGAACATTTATACAGAAAAGAAATGCCGGCAAGCAAACCAATTCCATTAATGTTAACTATGGAAAATTGGTGCTTTCGAAAATTGAAATTTATAGCGATTCAACACTTCAAAAAGCGGTAAGCCTGCAATTAAATGGTGAAAATATTCCAGTGGAAAATACAGGTACAGAGAACCAATACCTTTTATCATTTAAAAAACAAGCAATAAAAGCAAGAGATAATTTGAAAATAGTTATAGGATAA
- a CDS encoding alpha-amylase family protein yields MKRNTLLFLFVIFFLACKKKESIDFTIKNGVSEKFDGNQNPKLTLNSSKDSIVLLIDSLQRNFKGKTYIDILIKNISDSPLKIKGQLDNSFWNNGASLIAPKKENSLRLYFKGTRLPEDNPYKQLKGMNGLPNGHLWLWENLNETNIKSIKLQLLHNAKRGLFKITEIKSGGNIWQDTARFKKREFFPFVDRYGQYKHKIWKGKILNDNQLQDIDKEEQKALEAYQTNKDLDIYGGNKKGPMFFASGHFYTKKHENKWWLITPLGHQFWSQGLNCVRYTNTITQVQEREDYFEALPDSTDYFSKFYSQRNAYKTYNFAEANLYRKYGKDWQEISNNRMHQRLKAWGVNTIGNWSDPKVYQMQKTPYTTNIGYKWPERLGNLKMPNMCNPDFEKNLKAAFKDYKKTTEDPYCIGYFVDNELHGWESIAITCIAAKKDTYEKQAWIDFLKDEYIAIQELNNEWQSSFSTWEDIATVTDASLYPGSKKNVESFNFLMVHKYYKTVKKVLKEEAPNKLYLGSRLDFHSYPNVSVHQKQVVQIASKYCDVLSFNRYNYTVSEIKFDTTVNDLPIIIGEFHFGALDRGMPHTGLRSALNQKQRALLYYNYVASALENPQVVGTHWFQYQEHAFTGRGDGENYQIGFVDVCDTPYNEIINKSKIIGDKMYDIRNTKK; encoded by the coding sequence ATGAAAAGAAATACTCTTTTATTCTTGTTTGTTATTTTCTTTTTGGCATGCAAAAAAAAAGAAAGTATCGATTTTACTATTAAAAATGGTGTCTCTGAAAAATTTGATGGTAATCAAAACCCTAAATTAACTTTAAACAGCTCTAAGGATAGTATTGTTTTACTTATAGATTCTTTACAAAGAAATTTTAAGGGTAAAACGTATATAGATATCCTGATTAAAAACATATCGGATTCACCATTAAAAATTAAAGGACAACTAGATAATAGTTTTTGGAATAACGGAGCTAGTCTTATTGCGCCTAAAAAAGAAAATTCTTTACGACTTTATTTTAAAGGAACTCGCTTGCCTGAAGATAATCCCTACAAACAATTAAAAGGGATGAATGGATTACCTAATGGTCATCTCTGGCTATGGGAAAATTTAAACGAAACGAATATTAAAAGTATAAAATTACAATTACTTCACAATGCTAAAAGGGGACTATTCAAAATAACAGAAATAAAAAGTGGTGGGAATATTTGGCAAGATACGGCACGTTTTAAGAAGCGTGAATTTTTTCCGTTTGTCGATAGATATGGACAATACAAACACAAAATTTGGAAAGGGAAAATACTTAATGATAACCAATTACAAGATATTGACAAGGAAGAACAAAAAGCATTAGAAGCTTATCAAACCAATAAAGATTTAGATATTTATGGTGGCAATAAAAAAGGACCTATGTTTTTTGCTTCAGGGCATTTTTACACAAAAAAACATGAAAATAAATGGTGGTTAATAACACCTTTAGGACATCAATTTTGGTCACAAGGGCTTAATTGTGTACGATATACAAATACAATTACACAAGTACAAGAAAGAGAAGATTATTTTGAAGCTTTGCCAGATAGTACCGACTATTTTTCAAAATTTTATTCTCAACGCAATGCATATAAAACGTATAATTTTGCAGAGGCTAATTTGTATAGGAAATATGGTAAAGATTGGCAAGAAATTTCAAATAACCGCATGCACCAAAGGCTAAAGGCTTGGGGAGTTAATACCATAGGAAACTGGTCAGACCCTAAAGTTTATCAGATGCAAAAAACGCCTTATACGACAAATATAGGGTACAAATGGCCAGAACGTTTGGGGAATTTAAAAATGCCCAATATGTGTAATCCAGATTTTGAAAAAAATTTAAAAGCAGCTTTTAAAGACTACAAAAAAACTACAGAAGATCCATACTGTATTGGCTATTTTGTAGATAACGAATTACATGGTTGGGAAAGTATAGCAATAACATGTATAGCAGCAAAAAAGGATACCTATGAAAAACAAGCTTGGATAGATTTTTTAAAAGATGAATATATTGCCATTCAAGAATTAAATAATGAGTGGCAATCTTCATTTTCTACTTGGGAAGATATTGCTACAGTTACAGATGCATCGCTTTACCCTGGTAGCAAAAAAAATGTTGAAAGCTTTAATTTTTTGATGGTTCATAAATACTATAAAACCGTAAAAAAAGTTTTAAAAGAAGAAGCTCCCAATAAGTTATATTTAGGTAGTAGGCTCGATTTTCATAGCTATCCAAACGTAAGTGTGCATCAAAAGCAAGTAGTACAAATTGCAAGTAAATATTGTGATGTACTATCATTTAACAGATATAATTATACGGTTTCAGAAATAAAGTTTGATACTACTGTTAATGATTTGCCAATTATTATAGGCGAATTTCATTTTGGTGCCTTAGATCGGGGCATGCCACATACAGGGCTGCGCAGTGCATTAAATCAAAAACAACGTGCATTACTTTACTACAACTATGTAGCTAGTGCCCTTGAAAATCCACAAGTAGTAGGAACGCATTGGTTTCAATATCAAGAGCATGCATTTACAGGTAGAGGTGATGGCGAAAATTATCAAATAGGATTTGTAGATGTTTGCGATACACCTTACAATGAAATTATTAACAAAAGCAAGATTATAGGTGATAAAATGTATGATATAAGAAACACAAAAAAATAA